TGATAGGGATAGCTGCCATTGTTGCGCTTATTTCATTGAGCACTGGCATGAAAGCTGCGCTTAATGAGGAATTCAAAAAAGTAGGCTCAAACAGGGTTATTATTGAAGCCGGCGGCATTGCATTTGGCCCGCCGGGAGCAGGCTCTTCGCTTTCTGCATCTGAATTGACAAAAAAAGATATTGATGCTGTAAGCAAAGTTGCTGGAGTGGATTTCGCAACCGGGATTCTTTCAGAAACAGCAAGAATTGAATTTCAGGACAAAGTTAAGCATACACTTGTTTTCGGAGTTTCAACTGATGCAGAAACAAGAAAAAGATTGGATGAAATAGGCCTTTTTGAAATAGGTGAAGGACGGCAATTAAAGCAAACTGATAAATACAAGGCAGTTCTGGGCTATAAGGTGGTGCATGATCTCTTCAATGTCGATATAAGGCTGGGAGATAAAATAAAAGTTGAAGGCAAGGAATTCGAGGTTGTCGGCATTCAGAAACTGATTGGAACTGGCATTCATGACCTTCTTGTCAGAATTCCCCTTGATACAGCAAGGGAAATATTCAGCGAGCCTGAAAAAATATCATCAATAATGGTCACAACCTCGGCCGGGTTTGAGCCATCCAAAGTGGCCGAGGCAATAAAGAAAGAGCTTAGGAAATTCAGGAATGTTAAAGAAAATGAAGAAGATTTCACAGTGCAGACAGTTGAGCAGAGGGTTGCAACTGTTACAGTTATTCTTGATGTTGTGCAGGCAGTCTTGATAGGTATTGCTGCAATAAGCCTTATTGTTGGCGGAATCGGCATAATGAATACTATGTACACTTCTGTTTTGGAGAGAACAAAAGAGATAGGGATAATGAAGGCAATTGGAGCTAAAAATTCAGACATTGCAAAGATTTTTTTGATAGAATCAGGGCTTCTTAGCCTTGCTGGCGGCTTTATCGGAGTTGTTATCGGCATTTCAATAGCAAAGGCAGTTGAATTTGTTGTGCAGGGCTATGGCATAACATTGTTCAGGGCAAACATCAGCCCTTTATTGATAATCAGCGCTTTGGCATTTTCATTTTTAATAGGATCTGTTTCAGGCTCTTTGCCGGCAAGGCAGGCTGCATTATTAAGCCCGGTAGATGCATTGAGGAAAAAATGATCAACGATTATGTAAAATACGCCTTCCTTAATTTCAGGGAAAGAAGAGTAAGGACATGGCTCACAATGCTCGGCATTTTCATAGGAATAGCATTGGTTGTTGCCCTGATCAGCCTTGGCCAGGGATTGCAGGAGACAATAAACGAGCAGTTTAAGATGCTTGGCGTTGACAAGATAATTATAAGCCCTGGCGGGACTTTTTCAGGAGTTGGAGGAAGCTCTGCAGCATCAGAGCTGAAAGAGAAAGATCTTGATGCAATAAAAAAATCCAGAGGCGTTGATCTTGCTGCTGGCTTCATATATAAACTGGCAAGAATGAAAAGCGGCAATGAATTCAAATACAGCTGGGCAACCGGAATGCCGACAGATGAATCCAGAAAAATAATCCAGAGCATACATTCTTTTAAAATCATTGAAGGTAGGGACTTGAAGAAAGGCGACAGCTATAATGCATTAGTTGGCATAATGTTCAGCGAAGGCAGGGTTTTCAAAAAAAATCTTAAGCCAGGGGACAAAATAGAAGTTGAAGGAAAGGATTTTAAGATTATCGGGATATTGGGCAGGATAGGCAATCCCCAGGATGACTCGCAGATACTTATTCCATTGGATGTTGCAAGAGCTGTTTTAAATGAGCCTGAAAAATATAATACGATAATAGCGCAGATAAAGGAAGGCGAAGATGCAAATGCAGTTGCAGAAAACATTAAAAAAAGGCTGCGTGGCGAAAGGAATGTAAAGGAAGGAGAAGAGGATTTCTCAATACAGACATCGGCCCAGCTGCTGGACACTTTCAAAACAGTGTTTACAATTGTGCAGGCTGTTCTGATCGGAATTGCTGCGATAAGCTTGCTAGTTGGCGGAATAGGGATAATGAATACAATGTACACATCTGTTTTAGAGAGAACGCAAGAGATTGGCGTTATGAAGGCAATTGGAGCGAAGAACTCAGATATTGCGCAGATATTCCTGATAGAATCCGGATTGCTTGGGCTTACCGGAGGCGTAATCGGCATACTGATCGGAGTTGGCTTGAGCAACATTGTGGTTTACATCACAACCAGGATGGGAGTGTCAATCTTAAAGGCATATTTCCCGGGGTATTTGATTATTGGATCATTGCTGTTTTCAGTTGCTGTCGGAATTGCTTCAGGAATGCTTCCGGCAAGGCAGGCGGCATATATGAGGCCTGCTGATTCATTAAGGTATGAATAACTTGCAGTGGAAAATGGCAAACATCGAATTTAAGATCGAGTAATTTATTACTTATATGAGCAAGATAATAGAAACGTTTTTATTTAAGCTGTTTTTTAATTTCCATGATGAAACAAAACGAATTGAACCAAAAGCTTGTAAATCACGCAAAATACTTCCAGAATGAAGTGAGGAAAAACATAGCTATTGCCATATCAGCGGCATTTGCATTTATTCTCGCATTGTACTGGAAGGATCTCATAACTGAAGGCGTCAATAAAGTGCTTGATTATCTCAAGCTAAGCGGCAACAGCTTTTATTTCAGGGTGTTTGTTGCCCTCATTGTGACATTGATCTGCGTATTTGGAATAATAATCATAACAAAATGGGGTCAGATAAAAAACAAATAGGATGAAGCAGAGAATAAGCACATTAATAACAATCTTCCTTGTATTTGCAATCCTGCTTACAGGGGCAACTGTCTACCATAATTTAGAGCGCTGGTCATGGGTGGATTCCTTTTATTTTTCAGCGACAACACTCACAACAGTCGGCTTTGGAGACTTGCACCCGACTACAGATGCATCTAAGATCTTCACAATATTCTATGTGATTGTCGGAGTAAGCGTTGTGCTTTATATGTTCTCTAAGATAATCGTGGGCTATTTTGAAGGGCACGGCGCAACAATAACGAATTCGCTTATGCATGTGCTGAATAAGAAGAAAAAACCAGAAAGGTGGATTGAGCTTAAAGTTAAGAAGGAGAAGTAGGGGTTTTTAGGTTTTTCAGATAAAGCTCAAGCTTGTTTTTAACTTTTTCT
The DNA window shown above is from Candidatus Woesearchaeota archaeon and carries:
- a CDS encoding two pore domain potassium channel family protein; the protein is MKQRISTLITIFLVFAILLTGATVYHNLERWSWVDSFYFSATTLTTVGFGDLHPTTDASKIFTIFYVIVGVSVVLYMFSKIIVGYFEGHGATITNSLMHVLNKKKKPERWIELKVKKEK
- a CDS encoding ABC transporter permease; the protein is MLKDYIKFAYSNFLHRKKRGILTIIGILIGIAAIVALISLSTGMKAALNEEFKKVGSNRVIIEAGGIAFGPPGAGSSLSASELTKKDIDAVSKVAGVDFATGILSETARIEFQDKVKHTLVFGVSTDAETRKRLDEIGLFEIGEGRQLKQTDKYKAVLGYKVVHDLFNVDIRLGDKIKVEGKEFEVVGIQKLIGTGIHDLLVRIPLDTAREIFSEPEKISSIMVTTSAGFEPSKVAEAIKKELRKFRNVKENEEDFTVQTVEQRVATVTVILDVVQAVLIGIAAISLIVGGIGIMNTMYTSVLERTKEIGIMKAIGAKNSDIAKIFLIESGLLSLAGGFIGVVIGISIAKAVEFVVQGYGITLFRANISPLLIISALAFSFLIGSVSGSLPARQAALLSPVDALRKK
- a CDS encoding ABC transporter permease: MINDYVKYAFLNFRERRVRTWLTMLGIFIGIALVVALISLGQGLQETINEQFKMLGVDKIIISPGGTFSGVGGSSAASELKEKDLDAIKKSRGVDLAAGFIYKLARMKSGNEFKYSWATGMPTDESRKIIQSIHSFKIIEGRDLKKGDSYNALVGIMFSEGRVFKKNLKPGDKIEVEGKDFKIIGILGRIGNPQDDSQILIPLDVARAVLNEPEKYNTIIAQIKEGEDANAVAENIKKRLRGERNVKEGEEDFSIQTSAQLLDTFKTVFTIVQAVLIGIAAISLLVGGIGIMNTMYTSVLERTQEIGVMKAIGAKNSDIAQIFLIESGLLGLTGGVIGILIGVGLSNIVVYITTRMGVSILKAYFPGYLIIGSLLFSVAVGIASGMLPARQAAYMRPADSLRYE